The following are from one region of the Cystobacter ferrugineus genome:
- a CDS encoding ATP-binding response regulator, which produces MLPSDLPDLLACVPQGVMRLGADLRVEWLEPGFTAKTGVVLQVGDFVLSALESGRGRDDLERALREGRSHSGHVITVGLKQTRIQVRPSRPGTPPGAWLLFESSGADDDVAFSQALQEIAREVGETLDVDSVCKAAVLAVVRCAQVRRAEVYLVEDGQAPRRVAVSDLASSETPDDALDQHADSFEAALVTRQPQIGVQRGLGDSAGSIFAAVPLLSQKRALGLLVLYKEQGRSFSLRELDLWSAAAGQVAVSVQNARLLREAQAALRVREEFMSIASHELKTPLTPLKLTLYSMERRIAQGLPVELSSVIKSKRQVERLAGLVNDLLDVSRLELGRLSLQPAPLEMGHLVAEVVDQFRHAFSRPFSLVVPREHLWVRGDRDRLEQVLVNLLENANKYSPAGEFIGVEVESLAGQARIHVKDQGIGVPASDQARLFERFYRAANSSHRHFGGLGLGLFISDSIARLHGGALSVSSAEGQGSTFTLSLPRMPMGEVRRLPRRVLLLDEDPNQEAAAERMLCAEGFEVLTANGGVEALRRASVLPVDLVLMSSSVPPTHLGIFLAAFAELPRARPIPIVLAGASRPAWAQPDTAVCARPYHGAELLAAVHALLGPREEGSRSSEPPGTSGASSREPLVALPAVASQLHS; this is translated from the coding sequence ATGCTGCCCTCTGATCTCCCAGATCTGCTCGCGTGCGTCCCCCAAGGGGTGATGCGGTTGGGCGCGGATCTGCGAGTGGAGTGGCTGGAGCCGGGCTTCACCGCCAAGACGGGGGTGGTGCTCCAGGTGGGAGACTTCGTGCTCTCCGCGCTGGAATCCGGGCGGGGCCGGGACGATCTGGAGCGGGCCCTGCGCGAGGGACGCAGCCACTCGGGCCACGTCATCACCGTGGGCCTCAAGCAGACGCGCATCCAGGTGCGGCCGAGCCGTCCTGGGACGCCCCCGGGTGCCTGGTTGCTCTTCGAGTCCTCGGGCGCCGACGACGACGTGGCCTTCTCCCAGGCGCTGCAGGAGATCGCCCGGGAGGTGGGCGAGACGCTGGACGTGGATAGCGTGTGCAAGGCGGCGGTGTTGGCGGTGGTGCGCTGCGCCCAGGTGCGACGGGCGGAGGTGTACCTCGTCGAGGATGGGCAGGCGCCGCGCCGCGTGGCGGTGTCGGACCTGGCCAGCAGCGAGACTCCGGACGACGCACTGGACCAGCACGCGGATTCCTTCGAGGCGGCGCTCGTCACCCGGCAGCCCCAGATTGGCGTGCAGCGGGGGTTGGGGGACTCGGCCGGCTCCATCTTCGCCGCGGTGCCGCTCCTGTCCCAGAAGCGCGCCCTGGGGCTGCTGGTGCTCTACAAGGAGCAGGGCCGCTCCTTCTCGCTGCGCGAGCTGGACTTGTGGAGCGCCGCGGCCGGACAGGTGGCGGTGTCCGTGCAGAACGCGCGCCTGCTGCGCGAGGCCCAGGCGGCCCTGCGGGTGCGCGAGGAGTTCATGTCCATCGCCTCGCACGAGCTCAAGACGCCGCTGACGCCGCTCAAGCTCACGCTCTACTCCATGGAGCGGCGCATCGCGCAGGGCCTGCCGGTGGAGCTCTCCAGCGTCATCAAGTCCAAGCGCCAGGTGGAGCGGTTGGCGGGGCTGGTGAATGATCTGCTGGACGTGTCGCGGCTGGAGCTGGGCCGGCTGTCGCTGCAGCCCGCGCCCCTGGAGATGGGCCACCTGGTGGCGGAGGTGGTGGACCAGTTCCGCCACGCCTTCTCGCGTCCCTTCTCCCTGGTGGTGCCGCGCGAGCACCTCTGGGTGCGCGGGGATCGGGATCGGCTGGAGCAGGTGCTCGTCAACCTGCTGGAGAACGCGAACAAGTACAGCCCGGCGGGCGAGTTCATCGGCGTGGAGGTGGAGTCGTTGGCGGGCCAGGCCCGCATCCACGTGAAGGACCAGGGCATTGGCGTGCCCGCATCGGATCAAGCCCGGCTCTTCGAGCGCTTCTACCGGGCGGCCAACTCCTCGCACCGCCACTTCGGTGGCCTGGGATTGGGCCTGTTCATCAGCGACTCCATCGCGCGGCTGCACGGCGGTGCGTTGTCCGTGTCGAGCGCCGAGGGACAGGGCTCCACGTTCACCCTGTCGCTGCCGCGCATGCCGATGGGCGAGGTGCGCCGGCTGCCCCGGCGGGTGCTGCTGCTCGACGAGGATCCCAATCAGGAGGCGGCGGCCGAGCGGATGCTGTGCGCCGAGGGCTTCGAGGTGCTCACCGCCAATGGCGGGGTGGAGGCGCTGCGCCGGGCCTCGGTGCTGCCCGTGGACCTGGTGCTGATGTCCTCGAGCGTTCCCCCCACCCACCTGGGCATCTTCCTGGCGGCCTTCGCGGAGCTGCCGCGTGCCCGGCCCATTCCCATTGTCCTGGCCGGAGCGAGCCGGCCCGCCTGGGCCCAGCCGGACACCGCCGTGTGTGCCCGGCCCTACCACGGCGCCGAGCTGCTCGCCGCGGTGCACGCCCTGCTCGGCCCCCGGGAAGAGGGCAGCCGCTCCAGCGAGCCCCCGGGCACCTCGGGCGCCTCCTCGCGGGAGCCCCTGGTCGCGCTCCCGGCGGTCGCCTCCCAGCTCCACTCCTAG